In one Henriciella litoralis genomic region, the following are encoded:
- the rsmH gene encoding 16S rRNA (cytosine(1402)-N(4))-methyltransferase RsmH has translation MGHVPVLLDEVVAALAPIDGEVHVDGTFGGGGYARRILAAADCKVIGIDRDEDAIARAETLFADEPRLIPVHGRFGDIDALLDDHGFEQVDSITLDLGVSSFQIDEADRGFSFMRDGPLDMRMGRTGPSAADVVNQMGEQDLATIIFRLGEEKQSRRIARAIVERRLKSPFTTTLDLADLIDGAMGGRRGSRTHPATRSFQAIRMFVNDELGELARALEASERRLVEGGRLVIVTFHSLEDRMVKLFMRERAGLMGGGSRYRPQQEAAAQPSFELPNRKAIAPGDAEVGENPRARSSRLRVAIRTGAAPMGGAVSTGVDLPSLASVEVSS, from the coding sequence ATGGGGCACGTTCCAGTCTTGCTTGATGAAGTCGTCGCCGCGCTCGCGCCAATTGATGGCGAGGTGCACGTGGATGGCACTTTTGGCGGCGGCGGTTATGCGCGCCGCATTCTCGCGGCTGCCGATTGCAAGGTCATTGGCATCGACCGCGACGAAGATGCGATCGCCCGCGCGGAGACGCTGTTTGCAGATGAGCCGCGCCTCATCCCGGTACATGGCCGGTTTGGCGACATCGATGCGCTGCTGGATGATCACGGCTTTGAGCAGGTTGATAGTATCACGCTCGATCTTGGTGTTTCCTCCTTCCAGATTGATGAGGCTGATCGCGGCTTCTCCTTCATGCGCGACGGACCGCTCGACATGCGGATGGGGCGCACGGGGCCAAGCGCGGCCGATGTCGTCAATCAGATGGGCGAGCAGGACCTTGCCACCATCATCTTCCGGCTGGGCGAGGAAAAGCAGTCCCGCCGTATCGCGCGCGCGATAGTTGAGCGCCGTCTTAAGTCTCCGTTCACCACAACGCTTGATCTTGCTGATTTGATCGATGGGGCAATGGGTGGACGTCGCGGCTCGCGCACGCATCCGGCGACCCGGTCGTTCCAGGCGATCAGGATGTTCGTCAATGATGAGTTGGGCGAGCTGGCAAGAGCGCTCGAAGCATCCGAGCGGCGTCTCGTCGAAGGTGGCCGGCTCGTCATCGTGACCTTCCACTCGCTGGAGGACAGGATGGTAAAATTATTCATGCGTGAACGCGCCGGTCTGATGGGCGGCGGATCACGATATCGCCCGCAGCAGGAAGCTGCAGCGCAACCAAGCTTCGAGCTTCCCAACCGTAAGGCCATCGCGCCGGGAGATGCCGAAGTGGGTGAAAACCCTCGAGCAAGATCCTCCCGTCTGCGGGTCGCCATTCGAACCGGTGCTGCGCCTATGGGCGGTGCCGTTTCGACAGGTGTGGACCTGCCGTCGCTGGCATCAGTGGAGGTGTCTTCATGA
- a CDS encoding division/cell wall cluster transcriptional repressor MraZ — protein MFVSTYETALDAKGRVSVPAAFRAALGGSSRVFLWPAIDGSGCLEGGGDELMSVYRQTLSRMAPNNPKRRAFMHAIFTRSADLKMDETGRISIPSALLEAAGITKKLIFAGSFDRFHVWEPSRFEAFDAEMAATAQDNTDALDEPFQQLMSAGGLTAITGGGDV, from the coding sequence GTGTTTGTCTCCACCTACGAAACAGCGCTTGACGCAAAGGGACGGGTTTCCGTGCCTGCAGCCTTTCGTGCAGCCCTCGGCGGCAGCTCACGCGTCTTCCTTTGGCCGGCGATTGATGGCTCTGGCTGCCTTGAGGGCGGCGGTGATGAGCTGATGTCCGTTTACCGTCAGACCCTGTCGCGCATGGCGCCTAACAACCCCAAGCGCCGCGCCTTTATGCACGCCATTTTTACCCGTTCAGCCGACCTGAAAATGGACGAGACAGGCCGCATCTCGATCCCGTCTGCGCTTCTGGAAGCGGCGGGCATCACCAAGAAGCTCATCTTTGCAGGCTCGTTTGACCGCTTCCACGTCTGGGAGCCATCACGCTTCGAGGCCTTCGATGCGGAGATGGCAGCGACCGCGCAGGACAACACTGACGCCCTGGATGAGCCCTTCCAGCAGCTGATGAGTGCTGGCGGCCTAACTGCCATTACCGGCGGAGGGGACGTCTGA